In one Choloepus didactylus isolate mChoDid1 chromosome 1, mChoDid1.pri, whole genome shotgun sequence genomic region, the following are encoded:
- the CRYGS gene encoding gamma-crystallin S isoform X2, with translation MYLTRCNSIRVEGGTWAVYERPNFAGYMYILPPGEYPEYQRWMGLNDRLSSCRAVHLSSGGQYKIQIFEKGDFNGQMYETTEDCPSIMEQFHLREIHSCKVLDGVWIFYELPNYRGRQYLLDKKEYRKPIDWSAASPAVQSFRRVVE, from the exons ATGTACCTGACTCGTTGCAACTCCATCAGAGTGGAAGGAGGTACCTGGGCTGTGTACGAAAGGCCCAACTTTGCAGGGTATATGTACATCTTACCTCCGGGCGAGTACCCTGAGTACCAGCGTTGGATGGGCCTCAACGACCGCCTCAGCTCCTGCAGAGCTGTCCACCTG TCTAGCGGAGGCCAGTATAAGATTCAGATCTTTGAGAAAGGGGATTTCAATGGCCAGATGTATGAAACCACTGAAGATTGCCCTTCCATCATGGAGCAGTTTCACCTGCGAGAGATCCACTCCTGCAAAGTGCTGGATGGTGTCTGGATTTTCTATGAGCTACCCAACTACCGTGGCAGGCAGTATCTCCTGGACAAGAAGGAGTACCGGAAGCCCATTGACTGGAGTGCAGCTTCCCCAGCTGTTCAGTCTTTCCGCCGCGTTGTGGAGTAA
- the CRYGS gene encoding gamma-crystallin S isoform X1: MSKTGAKITFYEDRNFQGRHYDCDRDCTDFHMYLTRCNSIRVEGGTWAVYERPNFAGYMYILPPGEYPEYQRWMGLNDRLSSCRAVHLSSGGQYKIQIFEKGDFNGQMYETTEDCPSIMEQFHLREIHSCKVLDGVWIFYELPNYRGRQYLLDKKEYRKPIDWSAASPAVQSFRRVVE; this comes from the exons ATTACTTTCTATGAAGACAGAAACTTTCAAGGCCGCCACTATGACTGTGACCGTGACTGTACAGATTTCCACATGTACCTGACTCGTTGCAACTCCATCAGAGTGGAAGGAGGTACCTGGGCTGTGTACGAAAGGCCCAACTTTGCAGGGTATATGTACATCTTACCTCCGGGCGAGTACCCTGAGTACCAGCGTTGGATGGGCCTCAACGACCGCCTCAGCTCCTGCAGAGCTGTCCACCTG TCTAGCGGAGGCCAGTATAAGATTCAGATCTTTGAGAAAGGGGATTTCAATGGCCAGATGTATGAAACCACTGAAGATTGCCCTTCCATCATGGAGCAGTTTCACCTGCGAGAGATCCACTCCTGCAAAGTGCTGGATGGTGTCTGGATTTTCTATGAGCTACCCAACTACCGTGGCAGGCAGTATCTCCTGGACAAGAAGGAGTACCGGAAGCCCATTGACTGGAGTGCAGCTTCCCCAGCTGTTCAGTCTTTCCGCCGCGTTGTGGAGTAA